The following are from one region of the Aspergillus chevalieri M1 DNA, chromosome 1, nearly complete sequence genome:
- the FAB1 gene encoding 1-phosphatidylinositol-3-phosphate 5-kinase FAB1 (BUSCO:EOG092600X0;~COG:T;~EggNog:ENOG410PG1R;~InterPro:IPR017455,IPR002423,IPR011011,IPR002498, IPR000306,IPR027409,IPR013083,IPR027484;~PFAM:PF01363,PF01504;~go_function: GO:0005524 - ATP binding [Evidence IEA];~go_function: GO:0016307 - phosphatidylinositol phosphate kinase activity [Evidence IEA];~go_function: GO:0046872 - metal ion binding [Evidence IEA];~go_process: GO:0046488 - phosphatidylinositol metabolic process [Evidence IEA]), giving the protein MSARQSQSTPSPSASSIFLPLGRRGSRASLSTQAEQENLNAALDQIHNAAYQSDSLTVFNEFTNPPAPTATADENSISGEIQGGLSGLYSRFRGGVRDMVSGVGKQSDKASESSRMKSPISEQSDARSTAAESQYMHPNSSQGSRLHSPTPGQLQSNQDMSVQLGPAKGSKLSSKSASISSKASVSASPAIKSPAAPLSKTTGALATTDPTVKEPHVNAVKDPLHHSDTLQGMESTAPNKGDNSRPGSFSQSSRLTHSPVLSAKPHSSLHNEESNAPDISRPSTLSGQMTEGAIDRHGFSELDTGLSSQKRQHTLDGTEDLSRERLRTGSAESFRLDELNSGPATSSVAQSPKAGNSSLHGEQVSPTHVTSRPFVDGETQVGESSSASAKRRSIEQTAVPSPGRLIDKGAPGTPSKSSTISPLDTTVDRTPSRSRNRRPQTSGGDGAMPQMRSNLLSKEFWMRDENAKDCFHCGESFSTFRRKHHCRTCGQIFDSKCTLIIPGAQFGQPGTIRVCKPCEAMINAHDDDSSEFSDSDQSPMAVNPRVSELSFGNTRRMSLVDDDDTSSIVSQSVDSVMKTPTMAIPATRRAGEGHNRRSAILEISPDRPLARPTSSKSLKSSLSGRPHSMGHKRHHSRQQYVRNFKPYHDERAPFQRRQAEDTDGESRLPAFHKDNIIDPDLAQYLSDDASSGDEHPSLLSAVSESPLSKSSGDNEKSGLGGLFNIMKKGRSAFGDRSITGREVDEGSIASSKAVNVPRPRRRNLSIASSIRQSPRTSKEVVFSNPQEPSNTGSMIPTMTSTGFKMTRSSSMRGAGAPPVEMNQASLQHVRKLLRQLLSDASIPHPQSWEMALLPILLKAADEVDPDVQHGDDMDIRHYIKLKKIVGGRPGDTSYVSGLVFRKNVALKSMPRSIPNPNILIITFPLEYARHQQHFMSLEPVIRQEREFLENLVSRIAALRPNLLLAEKNVSGLALELLEKLNIATAYNVKSSVLEAVSRCTQTKIITSMDKLVTTPMKSECSSFDVKTYVYNRRKKTYMYISGCPKELGCTIVLRGGDKSVLGKVKSITEFMVYVVYNLRLETCVMRDEFAKIPTSSEVEPREGEAGTRSNTPLLMSKEGETTSKAQQELNGTEERPTLERKVTVTSEETEVPDDVPMPTYYEDMVQDHERKILSASPFVKFEPPYLLMRAREMERRLAYLRRLRDQDVDSEPSMDESTKGQKFILITPEMVHESPQNAPLKVKEVLRAAHDAEYDRALHHYMTQKRQWETYVSGSNSNLFDPYAHQNIAVLFSLVCTTTSIPCSGPDSFAIEFYNEHGDDTIFEPDCTLGQYVEDLCHTANGICTANGCERRMYEHHRQYVHGEAQISVIIQHYPSKLRGLQDSILMWSCCTICNNETQVFPMSDSTWKYSFGKYLELSFWSKNLHARAGVCPHDLQRDHVRYFGFKDMALRIQYHKIDLLEIIVPRTQVTWKVDNDLRLRNEVYQRMEQRLNKFMISVKARLRGINVQSVVPERIGQCEKEIELLNRKAAEDQADLLRRLQEKYTNSRYWELIPFNEVLRSAQEKVVEWDNVFVEFEKNYFPSEKDIRRLATLQLKKIFKDASISFAPSEEPTTTPAGTDSEANKEEGRPFVMRRMTLSPEKAQDVLVSVVEEHSGKKNGGNEIETPKVEEVESEAPPLDEKTGSSPQEQAVAQKEVRHLDLAVPSGQTEQHAPIQDVPASTTDTPEPVPTRDGEKPPTSPSQEQTEPQVDKPPQDAVEIPGRRTPTTPTPSAIPRLAEAASRRSGKTRSPPLYRAQSQPAHLQKEKGRTGTRLGGIDTDAVDETPNPPHDKPKGSDKRLTERLGFTALKHGRLPSGHSFIPRKRVSNLAKHFEQMTREFEKERQREMQRRAARSTHSRAYPLASSKPIVEVYKNVREAVEEREPSGEGEDFISSSAPRLESSRTSEEFTKSVSEEEPRKSLPQQPAEKPAEPAIPTEPAEPVEHEDHVRTDEAIASDGEHSDEDRISADGLLDSNEEIPKISPDDEPLDSIDLKNHERSTLLKLLTNFWSERSASGWAPLEYPLSMSDHVFADCDIIVREDEPSSLIAFALDSSDYTEKLASIQQHHEEEEPTIGDHAEQKRVEKALLRDTGTHLKYQFQEGQAKMLCKVFYAEQFDALRKKCGVADRIVESLSRCAKWDSKGGKTKSIFLKTLDNRFILKSLAPIETQAFLKFAPGYFQIMSEALFHELPSAIAKMFGFYQVIIKNPATGTEFNWYLLLMENLFYDRVPQRIFDLKGSMRNRKVESTGERNEVLLDENMVDFIYETPLFTREHSKKLLSQSVWNDTLFLGRQNVMDYSLMIAIDESRSELVVGVIDCIRTYTWDKKLESWIKDRGFAGGGKNRPTVTSPKEYKSRFREAMARYVLQAPSCWHQFQHAPVYWHPRVGHQVNYAADADDGNDIAGS; this is encoded by the exons ATGTCTGCGCGGCAGTCTCAAAGCACTCCGAGTCCATCCGCATCCTCGATATTCCTCCCGCTTGGTCGACGAGGTTCACGCGCGTCGTTATCAACCCAAGCAGAACAAGAGAACCTGAACGCAGCACTGGACCAAATTCATAATGCGGCCTATCAATCAGACTCCCTCACCGTGTTTAATGAATTCACGAACCCGCCGGCTCCGACGGCCACGGCCGATGAGAATAGCATATCGGGCGAGATCCAAGGAGGATTGAGTGGGCTGTATAGTCGGTTTCGCGGCGGTGTCAGGGATATGGTTAGCGGCGTGGGAAAGCAGTCAGATAAAGCGTCGGAGAGTTCCCGAATGAAGAGCCCGATATCAGAACAATCTGATGCTAGGTCTACTGCCGCGGAGTCTCAGTACATGCACCCAAACTCCTCGCAGGGGTCAAGGCTCCATTCACCAACCCCTGGGCAACTCCAAAGCAATCAGGATATGTCGGTTCAGCTAGGTCCGGCTAAAGGCTCGAAGCTGTCCTCCAAATCTGCCAGCATATCCTCCAAGGCTTCGGTCTCGGCGTCTCCTGCCATCAAATCCCCCGCCGCTCCCTTGTCCAAAACGACCGGTGCTCTTGCAACTACTGATCCAACAGTCAAGGAACCCCATGTGAATGCAGTCAAGGATCCCCTTCATCATTCCGATACGTTACAGGGCATGGAATCTACAGCTCCAAATAAGGGAGATAACTCGCGCCCTGGGTCGTTTAGTCAGAGTTCACGATTGACGCACTCGCCTGTTCTGTCAGCAAAACCCCATAGTAGCCTTCACAACGAGGAGTCTAATGCTCCAGATATCAGCAGGCCTTCAACCCTGAGTGGACAGATGACTGAGGGAGCTATAGATCGCCATGGCTTTTCTGAGCTAGACACCGGTTTATCTTCTCAGAAGCGTCAGCACACGCTGGACGGGACAGAGGATCTGTCACGAGAGAGATTAAGAACCGGCTCGGCAGAATCATTTCGACTAGATGAATTGAACTCAGGACCCGCAACAAGCAGTGTTGCACAATCTCCAAAAGCCGGTAATAGCTCACTCCATGGGGAACAAGTCTCTCCAACTCACGTAACTTCACGACCCTTTGTGGACGGCGAGACCCAAGTTGGCGAATCATCAAGTGCATCAGCGAAACGAAGATCGATAGAACAGACCGCTGTACCAAGTCCGGGCCGCCTTATTGATAAGGGAGCGCCAGGAACCCCGTCAAAGTCGTCTACTATATCACCGCTAGACACGACAGTCGATCGCACCCCGAGCCGCTCTCGAAATAGGCGACCTCAGACTTCTGGTGGTGACGGTGCTATGCCACAAATGAGGAGCAATCTATTAAGCAAAGAATTTTGGATGCGTGATGAGAATGCTAAGGATTGTTTCCATTGTGGCGAGTCTTTTTCCACATTTCGGCGAAAGCACCACTGTCGGACCTGCGGTCAGATATTCGATTCCAAGTGTACACTCATAATTCCAGGCGCACAGTTCGGACAGCCTGGCACGATACGAGTGTGCAAGCCTTGTGAAGCCATGATCAATGCACATGATGATGATTCGTCGGAATTTTCGGATAGTGACCAGAGCCCGATGGCAGTCAACCCTCGTGTTTCAGAACTTAGTTTTGGCAATACGCGTCGAATGTCTCTTGTCGACGATGACGATACATCATCAATAGTTTCCCAGTCTGTGGATAGCGTTATGAAGACACCGACTATGGCAATACCGGCCACAAGACGTGCTGGCGAGGGACACAATCGTCGTTCGGCCATCCTCGAGATCAGTCCAGACAGGCCGTTAGCAAGGCCCACGTCTTCGAAATCATTGAAGTCCTCTTTGAGCGGAAGGCCACATTCAATGGGCCACAAGCGCCATCACTCGCGGCAACAGTACGTTCGGAATTTCAAGCCTTACCATGATGAACGTGCCCCATTCCAACGACGCCAGGCGGAAGACACTGATGGTGAATCCCGACTTCCTGCCTTCCATAAAGACAATATAATAGACCCGGATTTAGCGCAGTATCTTTCCGATGATGCATCTAGTGGTGACGAACATCCAAGCTTGCTCTCAGCTGTGTCAGAAAGTCCGCTTTCGAAAAGTAGTGGCGACAATGAAAAGTCAGGCTTAGGCGGACTATTCAATATCATGAAGAAGGGCCGGTCTGCCTTTGGTGACCGAAGCATTACGGGCCGTGAGGTAGATGAAGGTAGTATCGCCAGCTCGAAGGCCGTTAATGTCCCACGCCCCCGACGTCGCAACTTGAGTATCGCCAGTAGTATCCGGCAATCACCTCGAACATCGAAAGAAGTTGTTTTCAGTAACCCACAGGAACCTTCGAATACAGGCTCTATGATCCCAACAATGACTTCGACTGGGTTCAAAATGACCAGGAGCTCATCCATGAGAGGGGCCGGAGCACCACCTGTTGAGATGAATCAGGCCAGTTTGCAACATGTCCGAAAACTTCTTCGTCAGCTTTTGAGTGATGCGTCAATACCCCATCCCCAGAGTTGGGAGATGGCGCTGTTGCCCATTCTCTTGAAAGCGGCTGATGAGGTTGATCCGGACGTCCAACATggggatgatatggatatccgTCATTACATCAAGTTGAAGAAAATTGTTGGTGGTCGACCCGGGGACACATCGTATGTCTCCGGTTTAGTCTTCAGGAAGAATGTTGCTCTCAAGAGCATGCCCAGAAGCATCCCTAACCCAAACATTCTGATCATCACGTTTCCGCTTGAATATGCGCGCCACCAGCAGCACTTCATGAGTCTTGAGCCTGTGATCCGGCAGGAGCGCGAATTTCTTGAAAATCTTGTTAGTCGTATCGCTGCCTTGCGGCCAAACCTACTTTTGGCAGAGAAAAATGTTTCCGGGTTAGCTCTGGAGCTACTCGAGAAACTCAACATCGCAACAGCCTACAACGTCAAGTCTTCTGTTCTTGAAGCGGTGTCTCGTTGCACGCAAACGAAGATAATCACATCTATGGATAAACTTGTGACTACTCCGATGAAGAGCGAGTGCAGCAGCTTCGATGTCAAAACGTATGTCTACAACCGTCGTAAGAAGACATACATGTACATTTCTGGTTGCCCGAAAGAGCTTGGCTGTACGATCGTTCTACGAGGTGGCGACAAGTCTGTTCTTGGAAAGGTAAAGAGCATCACCGAGTTCATGGTGTATGTGGTCTACAATCTCAGGCTGGAAACTTGTGTAATGAGAGACGAATTCGCCAAGATACCGACTTCATCTGAGGTTGAGCCAAGGGAGGGTGAAGCTGGGACGCGTTCGAATACCCCATTGTTGATGTCCAAAGAAGGGGAAACGACAAGCAAGGCTCAGCAAGAGCTAAATGGGACGGAAGAGCGGCCTACGCTTGAGAGAAAGGTCACGGTGACGAGCGAAGAAACCGAGGTTCCTGATGATGTCCCCATGCCCACGTACTATGAGGATATGGTGCAAGACCATGAAAGAAAGATACTGTCTGCCTCTCCCTTTGTCAAATTCGAGCCTCCATATCTACTCATGCGTGCAAGAGAAATGGAGCGCAGATTGGCTTATCTGAGACGTTTGCGGGATCAAGATGTGGATTCTGAACCGTCGATGGATGAGAGCACCAAAGGCCAGAAATTCATCCTCATCACGCCTGAAATGGTCCATGAATCGCCCCAAAATGCGCCCCTCAAAGTGAAAGAGGTCTTGCGCGCGGCCCATGATGCGGAATACGATCGAGCGCTTCATCACTATATGACCCAGAAACGGCAATGGGAGACTTACGTGTCTGGAAGTAATTCCAACCTCTTCGATCCATACGCGCATCAGAATATTGCCGTCCTTTTCAGCCTCGTTTGCACAACAACTTCCATTCCTTGTTCTGGCCCGGACTCTTTTGCCATAGAGTTCTACAATGAGCATGGGGACGATACGATTTTCGAGCCAGATTGCACGTTGGGACAATATGTTGAAGATCTATGTCACACTGCCAACGGCATCTGTACGGCGAACGGCTGTGAACGGCGCATGTATGAGCACCATCGTCAGTACGTTCATGGCGAGGCTCAGATAAGCGTGATCATCCAGCACTACCCTTCAAAACTTCGAGGCTTGCAAGACTCGATTCTGATGTGGAGCTGCTGCACAATCTGTAATAACGAGACCCAGGTTTTCCCAATGTCGGATAGCACATGGAAGTACTCCTTCGGGAAATACCTGGAGCTTTCTTTCTGGAGCAAGAATTTACACGCTCGAGCTGGCGTCTGTCCTCATGATTTGCAACGCGACCATGTCCGTTATTTTGGTTTCAAAGACATGGCATTGCGGATCCAGTACCATAAGATTGATTTGCTGGAGATCATTGTTCCTAGAACTCAAGTTACTTGGAAGGTAGACAACGATCTGCGACTCCGGAATGAAGTCTACCAAAGGATGGAGCAACGTCTGAACAAGTTCATGATTTCTGTCAAAGCCCGGTTGAGAGGGATCAACGTTCAAAGCGTCGTCCCAGAACGCATTGGACAGTGCGAGAAGGAAATTGAACTGCTCAACAGAAAGGCAGCCGAGGATCAAGCCGACTTGCTCCGACGATTACAGGAGAAGTATACCAATTCCCGGTATTGGGAACTCATtccgttcaatgaagtccTTCGTTCTGCACAGGAGAAGGTCGTCGAGTGGGACAATGTGTTTGTAGAATTTGAAAAGAATTACTTCCCTTCAGAGAAGGATATCAGGAGATTGGCGACCCTTCAGTTGAAGAAGATATTCAAGGATGCTTCGATTTCTTTCGCTCCTTCAGAAGAACCGACAACAACCCCTGCGGGAACGGATAGCGAGGCAAATAAGGAGGAAGGGCGACCCTTTGTGATGCGCCGTATGACGCTTTCACCGGAGAAAGCCCAGGACGTGCTCGTGTCCGTTGTTGAAGAGCACTCCGGAAAGAAGAACGGAGGGAACGAAATTGAAACCCCGAAGGTCGAAGAGGTCGAGTCAGAAGCACCACCGCTTGATGAGAAAACAGGGTCGTCACCCCAAGAGCAGGCTGTGGCACAAAAAGAAGTGCGTCATCTGGACCTAGCTGTTCCTTCTGGCCAGACAGAGCAGCATGCACCGATTCAGGATGTTCCCGCAAGTACTACGGACACCCCCGAACCTGTTCCGACTCGTGACGGCGAGAAGCCTCCAACAAGTCCTTCCCAGGAGCAGACAGAGCCACAAGTGGACAAGCCCCCGCAAGATGCCGTCGAAATACCTGGGAGGCGCACTCCAACCACTCCAACTCCGTCTGCTATTCCACGACTCGCCGAAGCTGCTTCCCGACGTAGTGGAAAAACTAGGTCGCCGCCGCTATACCGCGCACAATCTCAACCCGCtcaccttcagaaggagaaAGGTCGAACAGGAACTCGATTAGGAGGTATAGACACAGACGCCGTAGACGAAACTCCGAACCCTCCACATGACAAACCGAAAGGATCAGACAAGAGGTTGACTGAGCGTCTTGGGTTTACTGCCCTCAAACATGGAAGGCTTCCATCGGGTCACTCGTTTATTCCACGTAAGCGTGTGTCAAACCTGGCCAAGCATTTTGAGCAGATGACTCGGGAGTTCGAGAAGGAGCGACAGCGTGAGATGCAACGTCGAGCCGCTAGAAGCACGCACTCACGTGCGTATCCTTTGGCGTCGTCGAAGCCCATTGTTGAGGTATACAAGAATGTCCGGGAGGCAGTTGAGGAACGAGAGCCCTCTGGTGAAGGGGAAGACTTTATCTCGTCGTCAGCGCCGCGTCTGGAATCGAGTCGGACAAGTGAGGAATTCACGAAGAGCGTgtcagaagaagaacctaGAAAATCTCTCCCGCAGCAGCCAGCAGAGAAACCGGCAGAGCCTGCAATACCAACCGAGCCAGCGGAGCCAGTGGAGCATGAGGACCATGTTCGAACTGACGAAGCAATTGCATCCGATGGTGAGCACAGCGACGAAGACAGAATATCGGCAGACGGGCTTCTGGACTCAAATGAAGAAATTCCAAAGATATCTCCGGACGACGAACCTTTGGACTCAATCGATCTCAAGAACCACGAGAGAAGCACACTCTTAAAACTGTTGACAAATTTCTGGTCCGAACGCTCAGCTAGTGGATGGGCACCTCTCGAATACCCGCTCTCCATGTCAGACCATGTATTCGCAGACTGCGACATCATTGTGCGCGAAGATGAGCCAAGCTCCTTGATTGCGTTTGCTCTGGATTCCAGCGACTACACCGAGAAACTAGCCAGCATCCAGCAGCAtcatgaggaagaggagccCACGATTGGAGACCATGCGGAACAAAAGCGTGTTGAAAAGGCACTCTTGCGAGACACCGGAACCCATCTCAAGTATCAGTTCCAGGAAGGACAAGCCAAGATGCTCTGCAAGGTGTTCTACGCTGAACAGTTCGATGCCCTACGGAAGAAATGCGGCGTTGCTGATCGGATCGTGGAATCGCTATCCCGCTGCGCAAAGTGGGATTCCAAGGGCGGCAAGACCAAGTCTATATTCTTGAAGACGCTTGACAACCGCTTCATCCTGAAGTCGCTGGCACCTATCGAAACGCAGGCGTTCCTCAAGTTCGCGCCTGGGTATTTCCAGATCATGTCTGAGGCGCTTTTCCACGAGCTGCCATCTGCCATTGCCAAAATGTTTGGGTTCTATCAGGTGATTATCAAAAATCCGGCGACGGGGACCGAATTCAACTGGTATCTCTTGCTGATGGAGAACCTGTTCTATGATCGCGTCCCGCAACGCATCTTTGACCTCAAAGGGTCGATGCGAAACCGTAAGGTGGAAAGCACAGGAGAACGCAACGAGGTCCTTCTCGACGAGAACATGGTGGACTTCATCTACGAAACACCACTGTTCACCCGGGAACACTCCAAGAAACTACTCAGCCAGAGCGTCTGGAACGATACCTTGTTCCTGGGCCGCCAGAACGTCATGGACTACTCGCTCATGATCGCCATCGACGAGAGCCGGTCGGAGCTGGTCGTCGGTGTCATCGACTGTATCCGCACGTACACTTGGGATAAGAAACTGGAGTCGTGGATCAAGGACCGGGGCTTTGCCGGTGGAGGCAAGAATCGGCCTACCGTCACGAGTCCTAAGGAGTATAAGAGTCGGTTTAGGGAGGCGATGGCGAGATATGTACTTCAGGCGCCGAG ctgctggcatcAATTCCAACATGCGCCGGTATATTGGCATCCGAGAGTTGGACACCAGGTTAATTACGCTGCTGATGCTGATGATGGGAATGATATTGCTGGTTCCTAG